One part of the Micrococcus sp. 2A genome encodes these proteins:
- the adhP gene encoding alcohol dehydrogenase AdhP, translated as MTTMKAAVVTQFGTEADVQEVERPTPGQHQALVKLISSGVCHTDLHAMEGDWPVKPTPPFIPGHEGVGIVEEVGPDVENLKVGDMVGNAWLGGACGHCQYCRTGWETLCEEQINGGYSMNGSFGEYMLVDARYAPVIPEGADPMEVGPILCAGVTVYKGLKQTEVRPGQWVVISGIGGLGHIAVQYAVAMGMRVVAVDVADDKLALASRHGAELTVNANVADPSVEIQEKIGGAHGVLVTAVHPQAFGQAIAMTRRGGTIVFNGLPPGDFPAPIFDIVLKGLTIRGSIVGTRQDMVEALEFYEAGKIHPTFHTRPLTEINDVFDEMRHGKIEGRVVIDYAMQD; from the coding sequence ATGACCACGATGAAGGCAGCCGTCGTCACCCAGTTCGGCACAGAGGCCGACGTCCAGGAGGTCGAGCGCCCGACGCCCGGCCAGCACCAAGCGCTCGTGAAGCTCATCTCCTCGGGCGTCTGCCACACGGACCTGCACGCGATGGAGGGCGACTGGCCGGTGAAGCCGACCCCGCCGTTCATCCCGGGCCACGAGGGCGTGGGCATCGTCGAGGAGGTCGGACCCGACGTCGAGAACCTCAAGGTCGGGGACATGGTCGGCAACGCGTGGCTGGGGGGCGCGTGCGGCCACTGCCAGTACTGCCGCACCGGGTGGGAGACCCTGTGCGAGGAGCAGATCAACGGCGGCTACTCCATGAACGGGTCCTTCGGCGAGTACATGCTCGTGGACGCCCGCTACGCGCCCGTGATCCCCGAGGGCGCGGACCCGATGGAGGTCGGCCCGATCCTGTGCGCCGGCGTCACGGTGTACAAGGGGCTGAAGCAGACCGAGGTGCGGCCCGGGCAGTGGGTCGTGATCTCCGGCATCGGCGGCCTGGGGCACATCGCGGTGCAGTACGCCGTGGCGATGGGCATGCGCGTGGTGGCCGTGGACGTCGCGGACGACAAGCTGGCGCTCGCCTCCCGGCACGGCGCGGAGCTGACCGTGAACGCGAACGTCGCGGACCCCTCCGTGGAGATCCAGGAGAAGATCGGCGGTGCCCACGGCGTGCTCGTCACGGCTGTGCACCCGCAGGCGTTCGGCCAGGCCATCGCGATGACCCGCCGCGGCGGCACCATCGTGTTCAACGGCCTGCCCCCGGGCGACTTCCCCGCGCCGATCTTCGACATCGTCCTCAAGGGCCTGACCATTCGCGGTTCGATCGTGGGCACCCGGCAGGACATGGTCGAGGCACTCGAGTTCTACGAGGCCGGGAAGATCCACCCGACGTTCCACACCCGCCCGCTCACCGAGATCAACGACGTGTTCGACGAGATGCGCCACGGCAAGATCGAGGGCCGCGTCGTCATCGACTACGCGATGCAGGACTGA
- a CDS encoding aldehyde dehydrogenase family protein — protein sequence MTVYAFPGTEGAEVEFKSRYEHFIGGEWAPPVKGQYFENVTPVTGKVFCEVARGTAEDIDAALDAAWKAAPAWGATSAAERALVLHRIADRMEENLEMLAVAETWDNGKAVRETLNADVPLAIDHFRYFAGAIRAQEGGLSQVDEDTVAYHFHEPLGVVGQIIPWNFPLLMGVWKLAPALAAGNAVVIKPAEQTPASIMVFIELIADLLPPGVVNVVNGFGLEAGKPLAQSPRIRKIAFTGETTTGRLIMQYASENIIPVTLELGGKSPNVFFEDVMAADDAYWDKAQEGFTLFALNQGEVCTCPSRALVQESIAEKFLDAVVERTSRIVTGNPLDTDVMMGAQASNDQLEKITSYLDIGRQEGAEVLIGGARAEMEGELAGGYYVQPTIFRGDNSMRIFQEEIFGPVVSMTTFTDFDDAMRIANDTLYGLGAGVWSRNGNTAYRAGRAIQAGRVWVNNYHAYPAHAAFGGYKSSGIGRENHLMMLDHYQQTKNLLVSYSEDKLGFF from the coding sequence ATGACCGTCTACGCATTCCCGGGCACCGAGGGAGCCGAGGTCGAGTTCAAGTCCCGCTACGAGCACTTCATCGGTGGAGAGTGGGCGCCCCCGGTCAAGGGCCAGTACTTCGAGAACGTCACGCCCGTGACGGGCAAGGTGTTCTGCGAGGTCGCCCGCGGCACGGCCGAGGACATCGACGCCGCCCTCGACGCCGCCTGGAAGGCCGCCCCGGCCTGGGGCGCCACCTCGGCGGCCGAGCGGGCGCTCGTGCTGCACCGCATCGCGGACCGCATGGAGGAGAACCTCGAGATGCTGGCGGTCGCGGAGACCTGGGACAACGGCAAGGCCGTCCGGGAGACCCTCAACGCGGACGTCCCGCTGGCCATCGACCACTTCCGGTACTTCGCCGGCGCGATCCGCGCGCAGGAGGGCGGCCTGTCCCAGGTGGACGAGGACACCGTCGCCTATCACTTCCACGAGCCGCTCGGCGTGGTCGGCCAGATCATCCCCTGGAACTTCCCGCTGCTGATGGGGGTGTGGAAGCTGGCACCCGCGCTGGCCGCGGGCAACGCCGTCGTGATCAAGCCCGCCGAGCAGACCCCGGCCTCGATCATGGTGTTCATCGAGCTGATCGCGGACCTGCTGCCGCCGGGCGTCGTCAACGTGGTCAACGGCTTCGGCCTCGAGGCCGGCAAGCCGCTCGCGCAGTCGCCGCGCATCCGCAAGATCGCGTTCACGGGCGAGACGACGACGGGCCGGCTGATCATGCAGTACGCCTCGGAGAACATCATCCCGGTGACCCTGGAGCTGGGCGGCAAGTCGCCCAACGTCTTCTTCGAGGACGTCATGGCGGCCGACGACGCCTACTGGGACAAGGCGCAGGAGGGCTTCACCCTGTTCGCGCTGAACCAGGGCGAGGTCTGCACGTGCCCGTCGCGTGCGCTCGTGCAGGAGTCGATCGCGGAGAAGTTCCTCGACGCCGTCGTGGAGCGGACCTCGCGCATCGTGACCGGCAACCCCCTGGACACGGACGTGATGATGGGCGCCCAGGCCTCCAACGACCAGCTCGAGAAGATCACGTCCTACCTGGACATCGGCCGTCAGGAGGGCGCCGAGGTGCTGATCGGCGGCGCCCGCGCCGAGATGGAGGGCGAACTGGCCGGCGGCTACTACGTGCAGCCCACGATCTTCCGCGGGGACAACTCGATGCGCATCTTCCAGGAGGAGATCTTCGGGCCGGTGGTCTCGATGACCACGTTCACCGACTTCGACGACGCCATGCGGATTGCCAACGACACCCTCTACGGCCTCGGCGCCGGCGTGTGGTCCCGGAACGGCAACACCGCCTACCGTGCGGGCCGGGCGATCCAGGCCGGCCGCGTGTGGGTGAACAACTACCACGCCTACCCGGCCCACGCCGCGTTCGGCGGGTACAAGTCCTCCGGCATCGGCCGCGAGAACCACCTGATGATGCTCGACCACTACCAGCAGACCAAGAACCTGCTCGTCTCCTACTCCGAGGACAAGCTCGGGTTCTTCTGA
- a CDS encoding GAF domain-containing protein yields MSSTLATGAYRRAVDRAHESLASVRLSLAPASPTAPAGADQGLRAALQGLRREVRESWLRSLGALTPAGSALDAGASATAPGVPGQSDPATLADDDLAAARREQRLAVALPVVRRMLIHPAAEAGMLAAIGNARGHLLWVEGDRTAVGHAETMGFVAGADWSEASMGTSAPGVVLATGAPTQVSRGEHLSPRVHPWSCSAVPLTDPATGRLVGVLDLTGGEEAVSHLALPLLQATVDAVHAAWRDLPAPSRGRPRGTVPTPGPSAPPSASPGPSPAAAPHRHDAAAGLLRVTGHLPPMLDGVELTGRHAEILTLLAWYGPGLTGAELEVALYPEETAGHRPAPGDAPARAISLRAEVHRLRRALQDVGAPVALLSRPYRLVGEVHADLLCAREALRAGDLDRALHAAAGPVLPRSGSPGVASIRAELGEALREAVAQDADVEQLWAYLGRPEARDDVDLWGAALRLLPTDSPRRALAVATLERIERDLA; encoded by the coding sequence ATGAGCTCGACCCTCGCGACCGGCGCCTACCGACGCGCCGTGGACCGGGCCCACGAGTCCCTCGCCTCGGTCCGCCTGTCGCTCGCGCCGGCGTCGCCCACCGCTCCGGCCGGCGCGGACCAGGGCCTGCGCGCCGCCCTCCAGGGGCTGCGCCGGGAGGTCCGCGAGTCCTGGCTGCGCTCCCTCGGCGCCCTCACCCCCGCGGGGTCAGCCCTCGACGCGGGGGCGTCCGCGACCGCCCCCGGGGTGCCCGGCCAGAGCGACCCGGCCACCCTCGCCGACGACGACCTCGCCGCCGCCCGCCGCGAGCAGCGCCTCGCCGTGGCCCTGCCGGTGGTCCGCCGCATGCTCATCCACCCCGCGGCCGAGGCCGGGATGCTCGCCGCGATCGGCAATGCGCGCGGCCACCTGCTGTGGGTCGAGGGCGATCGGACCGCGGTGGGCCACGCCGAGACCATGGGCTTCGTGGCCGGCGCCGACTGGTCCGAGGCGTCCATGGGCACCTCCGCCCCCGGCGTCGTCCTCGCGACCGGCGCCCCCACGCAGGTCAGCCGCGGCGAGCACCTGAGCCCGCGCGTGCACCCGTGGAGCTGTTCGGCCGTCCCGCTCACGGACCCGGCCACCGGGCGGCTCGTCGGGGTCCTGGACCTCACGGGCGGCGAGGAAGCCGTCAGCCACCTCGCCCTGCCGCTGCTCCAGGCCACCGTGGACGCCGTGCACGCCGCCTGGCGGGACCTGCCCGCCCCGTCCCGGGGCCGTCCCCGCGGCACCGTCCCGACGCCGGGCCCCTCGGCTCCGCCGTCCGCCTCGCCGGGGCCGAGTCCCGCCGCCGCGCCGCACCGCCACGACGCCGCCGCGGGCCTGCTGCGCGTCACCGGCCACCTGCCGCCCATGCTGGACGGGGTCGAGCTCACCGGCCGGCACGCCGAGATCCTCACCCTCCTCGCGTGGTACGGCCCGGGTCTGACCGGCGCCGAGCTCGAGGTCGCGCTGTATCCGGAGGAGACCGCCGGGCACCGGCCCGCGCCGGGCGACGCCCCCGCCCGCGCCATCTCGCTGCGCGCCGAGGTGCATCGACTCCGCCGGGCGCTGCAGGACGTGGGGGCGCCGGTGGCGCTGCTGTCCCGGCCGTACCGGCTCGTGGGGGAGGTGCACGCGGACCTGCTGTGCGCGCGGGAGGCGCTGCGCGCCGGGGATCTGGACCGTGCGCTGCACGCGGCGGCCGGGCCGGTGCTGCCGCGGTCGGGGTCCCCCGGTGTCGCCTCGATCCGGGCGGAGCTGGGGGAGGCGCTGCGCGAGGCCGTCGCCCAGGACGCGGATGTCGAACAGCTCTGGGCCTACCTGGGCCGCCCTGAGGCCCGCGACGACGTCGACCTCTGGGGTGCCGCCCTGCGTCTGCTGCCGACGGACTCGCCGCGGCGCGCGCTCGCCGTGGCCACGCTCGAGCGGATCGAGCGGGACCTGGCCTGA
- a CDS encoding DUF779 domain-containing protein, with translation MTVPSSSAEHAPALEARPELPGETVSRVAMTPAALGLIRRLLPIHGPLMFHQSGGCCDGSAPMCYPAGDFTTGAADVLLGTFALPAEGDQAAGEIPFWMSAAQFEYWKHTHLTLDVVDGRGSGFSVEAPEGKRFLIRSRLMAGSG, from the coding sequence ATGACCGTGCCGTCCTCGTCGGCGGAGCACGCGCCCGCGCTCGAAGCTCGCCCCGAGCTGCCGGGCGAGACCGTGTCCCGCGTCGCCATGACACCCGCGGCGCTCGGGCTGATCCGCCGACTCCTCCCGATCCATGGCCCGCTCATGTTCCACCAGTCCGGCGGTTGCTGCGACGGCTCCGCGCCCATGTGCTATCCCGCCGGCGACTTCACGACCGGCGCCGCCGACGTCCTGCTGGGCACCTTCGCCCTGCCGGCCGAGGGGGACCAGGCCGCCGGGGAGATCCCGTTCTGGATGTCCGCCGCCCAGTTCGAGTACTGGAAGCACACCCACCTCACCCTGGACGTGGTGGACGGGCGCGGCTCCGGCTTCTCCGTCGAGGCCCCCGAGGGCAAGCGGTTCCTGATCCGTTCGCGGTTGATGGCCGGCTCGGGATGA
- a CDS encoding GNAT family N-acetyltransferase produces MLPDPSPTVTVDGLLLRPLRAADEIAAREADAELHREGFDFLMAGTRSFPAIRRAFAAAARGDVEPGRVPASFYVGVDEAGELVGRVSVRWELNEALRHVNGHVGYAVRPAFRRRGHAARLLRGALTLLAARGTPTALLTCDETNTASVATIRACGGVLRDRVETDLDGAPFPEPKLRFDVPTTAA; encoded by the coding sequence ATGCTCCCGGACCCCAGCCCCACCGTCACCGTGGACGGCCTCCTGCTGCGCCCGCTGCGCGCCGCGGACGAGATCGCGGCGCGCGAGGCGGACGCCGAGCTGCACCGGGAGGGGTTCGACTTCCTGATGGCCGGCACCCGCTCCTTCCCCGCGATCCGCCGCGCGTTCGCGGCCGCGGCGCGCGGCGACGTCGAACCCGGCCGGGTGCCCGCCTCCTTCTACGTGGGCGTGGACGAGGCGGGCGAGCTGGTGGGCCGGGTGTCCGTCCGATGGGAGCTGAACGAGGCGCTGCGGCACGTCAACGGACACGTGGGCTACGCGGTGCGCCCCGCGTTCCGGAGGCGGGGGCACGCCGCGCGCCTGCTGCGCGGCGCCCTGACGCTGCTGGCCGCGCGCGGGACGCCCACCGCCCTGCTCACGTGCGACGAGACGAACACCGCCTCCGTGGCCACGATCCGCGCGTGCGGGGGCGTGCTGCGGGACCGGGTCGAGACGGACCTCGACGGTGCGCCCTTCCCCGAACCGAAGCTGCGCTTCGACGTCCCCACGACGGCGGCCTGA
- a CDS encoding thiamine pyrophosphate-dependent enzyme, with the protein MTQNPEAAERLSAGHVIVKTLESHGVKRVFTVPGESYLDVLDGLHDSGIENVVCRHEGGATYMAEAEGKMNEVPGVAMVTRGPGAANAHVGLHTAWQDSTAMVLFVGLIPFEHRDREAFQEFDPHAWFGSGAKRVMVLDHPERASEIVAEAMFAASSGRPGPVVVGLPEDVIRVEVEDHVHPQIPVAPGGMPVEDWKSLHAALKESKKPLFITGGNDFTDEGAQQLTQWLEDHKIPAAAEWRTEGTVPFSSPSYVGPIGYGRPKPTYDLLEETDLIVFVGTVPGDVVTNGFTIRQNWDKKNFLVTIDPSLRGRSGPVSHQIVAKPDVFVRDLVRMELEVKPEWEEWTARMRGEQEKFAALPPAEPSEGQARMATLMANLVPKLPKDSMVSLGAGEHTNWAHRYFPTEGYRAMISARNGSMGYSVPGAVAASLNFPDRTVVTIAGDGEFLMNGQELATAAQYGATPLVIVMDNQEYGTIRTHQEKQYPERISGTQLKNPDFAQMAQAFGGFGVRVERDADVPAAVEAALKAVQEEGRFALIHLIVEQRVKAY; encoded by the coding sequence ATGACGCAGAACCCCGAGGCCGCCGAGCGACTGAGCGCCGGCCACGTGATCGTGAAGACCCTGGAGTCGCACGGCGTGAAGCGCGTGTTCACCGTGCCCGGTGAGTCCTACCTCGACGTCCTCGACGGCCTGCACGACTCGGGGATCGAGAACGTGGTGTGCCGCCACGAGGGCGGGGCCACCTACATGGCCGAGGCCGAGGGCAAGATGAACGAGGTGCCCGGCGTCGCCATGGTGACCCGCGGTCCCGGCGCCGCGAACGCCCACGTCGGTCTGCACACCGCGTGGCAGGACTCCACCGCCATGGTGCTGTTCGTGGGCCTCATCCCGTTCGAGCACCGAGACCGCGAGGCCTTCCAGGAGTTCGACCCGCACGCCTGGTTCGGCAGCGGCGCCAAGCGCGTCATGGTCCTGGACCACCCCGAGCGCGCCTCCGAGATCGTGGCCGAGGCGATGTTCGCCGCGTCCTCCGGGCGCCCTGGGCCCGTCGTCGTCGGCCTGCCGGAGGACGTCATCCGCGTCGAGGTCGAGGATCACGTGCACCCGCAGATCCCCGTGGCCCCGGGCGGCATGCCGGTGGAGGACTGGAAGTCCCTGCACGCGGCGCTGAAGGAGTCGAAGAAGCCCCTGTTCATCACCGGCGGCAACGACTTCACGGACGAGGGCGCCCAGCAGCTCACCCAGTGGCTCGAGGACCACAAGATCCCGGCCGCCGCCGAGTGGCGCACCGAGGGCACCGTGCCGTTCTCCTCGCCCTCCTACGTGGGGCCCATCGGCTACGGCCGCCCCAAGCCCACCTACGACCTGCTCGAGGAGACCGACCTCATCGTCTTCGTGGGCACCGTGCCCGGCGACGTCGTGACCAACGGCTTCACGATCCGCCAGAACTGGGACAAGAAGAACTTCCTCGTCACCATCGACCCCTCGCTGCGCGGCCGCTCCGGTCCCGTGTCCCACCAGATCGTCGCGAAGCCGGACGTGTTCGTCCGCGACCTCGTCCGCATGGAGCTCGAGGTCAAGCCGGAGTGGGAGGAGTGGACCGCCCGCATGCGCGGCGAGCAGGAGAAGTTCGCGGCCCTGCCCCCGGCCGAGCCGTCCGAGGGTCAGGCGAGGATGGCCACGCTCATGGCCAACCTGGTGCCGAAGCTGCCGAAGGACTCGATGGTCTCCCTCGGCGCGGGTGAGCACACCAACTGGGCGCACCGGTACTTCCCGACCGAGGGCTACCGCGCCATGATCTCGGCCCGCAACGGCTCCATGGGCTACTCGGTGCCGGGCGCCGTGGCCGCGTCCCTGAACTTCCCGGACCGCACCGTGGTGACCATCGCCGGCGACGGCGAGTTCCTCATGAACGGCCAGGAGCTGGCGACCGCCGCGCAGTACGGCGCCACGCCCCTCGTGATCGTCATGGACAACCAGGAGTACGGCACCATCCGCACCCACCAGGAGAAGCAGTACCCCGAGCGCATCTCCGGCACGCAGCTGAAGAACCCGGACTTCGCGCAGATGGCGCAGGCGTTCGGCGGGTTCGGCGTGCGCGTGGAGCGGGACGCGGACGTGCCCGCGGCCGTCGAGGCCGCCCTGAAGGCCGTGCAGGAGGAGGGCCGCTTCGCGCTCATCCACCTGATCGTGGAGCAGCGCGTCAAGGCGTACTGA
- a CDS encoding CGNR zinc finger domain-containing protein: MLSARTLTLLSSIAAFLNTAPGPRGGAEQPERLTAGAQLVDLVPALQEGDARLRVAAAAVVRAKDLRERLTSAWALAATNEAAATEGVNELLATVGPLRLVAGEEAVDFAPADTPSDAVERLTALAALAMAEAAVDGELSRLRVCAGEDCENALVDASRNRSKRFCDAANCANRTHVRSYRARLAEETAETPAPEAGGKAEPVKEDAPVEEPVKAEEGKAEKKAAKEAEKKARKKAEKKAAKEAEKAAKKDKKAKKDTEKSDD, from the coding sequence ATGCTCTCCGCCCGCACCCTCACCCTGCTCTCCTCGATCGCCGCGTTCCTCAACACCGCGCCCGGCCCGCGAGGCGGTGCCGAGCAGCCCGAACGCCTGACCGCCGGCGCCCAGCTCGTTGACCTCGTCCCGGCCCTGCAGGAGGGCGACGCCCGCCTGCGCGTGGCCGCGGCCGCCGTCGTGCGCGCGAAGGACCTGCGCGAGCGCCTCACCTCCGCCTGGGCGCTGGCCGCCACAAACGAGGCCGCCGCCACCGAGGGCGTCAACGAGCTGCTGGCCACGGTCGGCCCCCTGCGCCTCGTGGCCGGGGAGGAGGCCGTGGACTTCGCGCCCGCGGACACCCCGTCCGACGCCGTCGAGCGCCTCACCGCGCTGGCCGCCCTCGCGATGGCCGAGGCCGCCGTCGACGGCGAGCTCTCCCGCCTGCGCGTGTGCGCGGGCGAGGACTGCGAGAACGCGCTCGTGGACGCCAGCCGCAACCGCTCCAAGCGCTTCTGCGACGCCGCCAACTGCGCCAACCGCACGCACGTGCGCAGCTACCGCGCGCGCCTGGCCGAGGAGACGGCGGAGACCCCGGCGCCCGAGGCGGGCGGGAAGGCGGAGCCCGTGAAGGAGGACGCCCCGGTCGAAGAGCCCGTGAAGGCCGAGGAGGGCAAGGCCGAGAAGAAGGCGGCCAAGGAGGCCGAGAAGAAGGCCCGCAAGAAGGCGGAGAAGAAGGCGGCCAAGGAGGCCGAGAAGGCCGCCAAGAAGGACAAGAAGGCGAAGAAGGACACGGAGAAGTCCGACGACTGA
- a CDS encoding L-lactate dehydrogenase has product MSDQRDPAPSPAPSPWAVSDPGVPAHRKVGVVGAGGVGTAIAYATLIRGVAREVALYDIDEPKVRAEVLDLAHGTPFTSADAMTGGADPAVLAEAEIVVVTAGAKQKPGQTRLDLAERNVAILHDLLPRVQAAAPDALIVLVTNPVDVLTLVAQRITGLPAGRVIGSGTLLDTSRLRWLLAGRAGVHTSSVHASILGEHGDTEFPAWSSARIGPMPILEWPDAAAPLFSLADLDAIAHTVTNAAYEVIQGKGATTYAVGVATTRLLEAVLRDQHAILPVSTVLDGPHGLHDVALSLPAVVGRAGVERVIPLELDAAETAKLQASAAALRATAARFGF; this is encoded by the coding sequence ATGAGCGACCAGCGCGACCCGGCCCCCTCCCCCGCCCCGTCCCCGTGGGCGGTCAGCGACCCCGGCGTCCCCGCCCACCGCAAGGTCGGCGTGGTGGGAGCCGGCGGCGTCGGGACGGCGATCGCGTACGCCACCCTGATCCGCGGCGTGGCCCGCGAGGTCGCGCTCTACGACATCGACGAGCCCAAGGTGCGCGCCGAGGTCCTCGACCTCGCCCATGGCACGCCCTTCACCTCCGCGGACGCGATGACCGGCGGGGCGGACCCCGCGGTGCTGGCGGAGGCGGAGATCGTGGTGGTCACGGCCGGCGCGAAGCAGAAGCCGGGCCAGACCCGCCTGGACCTGGCCGAGCGCAACGTGGCGATCCTGCACGACCTGCTCCCCCGGGTGCAGGCCGCGGCGCCGGACGCGCTCATCGTGCTGGTGACCAACCCCGTGGACGTCCTCACCCTCGTGGCGCAGCGGATCACGGGGCTGCCCGCCGGACGGGTGATCGGCTCCGGCACCCTCCTGGACACCTCACGCCTGCGCTGGCTGCTGGCGGGTCGGGCGGGGGTGCACACGTCGTCGGTGCACGCGTCCATCCTGGGCGAGCACGGGGACACGGAGTTCCCGGCGTGGAGCTCCGCGCGGATCGGGCCGATGCCCATCCTCGAGTGGCCCGACGCCGCCGCGCCGCTCTTCTCGCTCGCGGACCTGGACGCCATCGCCCACACCGTCACGAACGCGGCCTACGAGGTGATCCAGGGCAAGGGCGCCACCACCTACGCGGTGGGCGTCGCGACGACGCGCCTGCTCGAGGCGGTCCTGCGGGACCAGCACGCCATCCTGCCGGTCTCCACGGTGCTCGACGGCCCCCACGGGCTGCACGACGTCGCGCTCTCGCTGCCGGCCGTCGTCGGGCGGGCGGGGGTGGAGCGGGTCATCCCGCTCGAACTGGACGCGGCCGAGACCGCGAAGCTGCAGGCCTCGGCCGCCGCGCTGCGGGCGACGGCGGCGCGGTTCGGCTTCTGA
- a CDS encoding MATE family efflux transporter gives MRDSRPLARRILALAVPAFGALIAEPLFLLADTAIVGHLGTAQLAGAGIGTTVLHTAAGLLIFLAYATTPAVARLVGAGDLASAMSRGRDGVGLGLLLGAVLGVLGWAAAPALTGALGATGEVQAHAVAYLRWSMPGLPALLAVLAATGVLRGLQDTVTPLVVAGVGFAANIGLNLALVYGAGMGVAGSALGTSIVQWAMLAAYLVVLAPRFRRAGTGWLPTAAGMRATAQVGSWLLLRTASLRAAILLTVVAATGAGETVLAAHQLVFTLFSTLAFALDALAIAAQSLIGAELGASRPDAARRLTAVMVRWSLGFGLLTGVALAAVAPWLPSLFTADPAVQAAATAGLWVLAITQPLAGFVFVLDGVLIGAGDARYLALAGLVNLAVYAPVLWLLARSGPLLSAPDAGTRVVALWVGFGVVYLGMRALTLGLRARGGAWMRLGTG, from the coding sequence ATGAGGGATTCCCGCCCCCTCGCCCGCCGCATCCTCGCGCTGGCGGTCCCCGCGTTCGGCGCGCTCATCGCGGAGCCGCTGTTCCTCCTCGCGGACACCGCGATCGTCGGACACCTCGGCACGGCGCAGCTCGCGGGCGCGGGCATCGGCACCACCGTCCTGCACACCGCCGCCGGGCTGCTCATCTTCCTCGCCTACGCCACCACACCCGCCGTCGCCCGCCTGGTCGGGGCGGGGGACCTCGCCTCGGCCATGTCCCGCGGCCGCGACGGCGTCGGGCTCGGCCTCCTGCTCGGCGCGGTCCTCGGGGTGCTCGGCTGGGCCGCCGCCCCCGCCCTGACCGGAGCGCTCGGCGCCACAGGCGAGGTGCAGGCCCACGCCGTCGCCTACCTGCGCTGGTCCATGCCCGGACTGCCCGCGCTCCTGGCGGTCCTGGCCGCCACCGGTGTCCTGCGGGGACTGCAGGACACGGTGACCCCGCTCGTCGTCGCCGGGGTGGGGTTCGCCGCGAACATCGGCCTCAACCTCGCCCTCGTCTACGGGGCGGGCATGGGCGTCGCCGGCTCCGCGCTCGGCACCTCGATCGTCCAGTGGGCCATGCTCGCCGCCTACCTCGTGGTGCTCGCGCCCCGCTTCCGGCGAGCCGGCACCGGCTGGCTCCCGACGGCGGCCGGCATGCGGGCCACGGCGCAGGTCGGCTCGTGGCTGCTGCTGCGCACCGCCAGCCTGCGCGCCGCGATCCTGCTGACCGTGGTCGCGGCCACCGGCGCGGGGGAGACCGTGCTCGCCGCGCACCAGCTCGTCTTCACGCTGTTCTCCACGCTCGCGTTCGCCCTCGACGCCCTGGCCATCGCGGCGCAGTCCCTCATCGGCGCGGAGCTCGGCGCCTCCCGTCCCGACGCCGCCCGCCGCCTCACCGCGGTCATGGTCCGCTGGTCGCTGGGCTTCGGCCTGCTCACCGGCGTGGCGCTGGCCGCCGTCGCGCCGTGGCTGCCCTCCCTCTTCACCGCCGACCCCGCGGTCCAGGCCGCCGCGACCGCCGGCCTCTGGGTCCTCGCGATCACGCAGCCGCTCGCCGGGTTCGTGTTCGTCCTGGACGGCGTGCTCATCGGCGCCGGGGACGCGCGCTACCTCGCGCTCGCGGGGCTGGTGAACCTCGCCGTCTACGCCCCCGTGCTGTGGCTCCTGGCCCGCTCCGGACCCCTGCTCTCCGCCCCCGACGCCGGCACGCGGGTCGTGGCGCTGTGGGTCGGCTTCGGCGTCGTGTACCTCGGCATGCGCGCGCTCACCCTGGGCCTGCGCGCCCGGGGCGGCGCGTGGATGAGGCTCGGGACGGGCTGA
- a CDS encoding type II CAAX endopeptidase family protein: MSLPPAPPAGWPPSGWPGRPAPAARTTPDWTPGRFHWGDLAVVLAYGALMILGLGLFAAIALDLVPANQEDFQVLDAFRVNLLSYAVLVLLVVAVAWRPLVTSLRVFRTGTWWKILLLPATWFACIVVNVLVLSLLGQAQTSANQAALEEMTTQAPPLLMVLMTVVAAPLVEEYLFRHLLVGKLSRYVNVWVCAVVSILAFTLLHFLGTGGDFDLVETIPYVTLAVAITVSYILMGKSFGYAVLLHMTNNGIAIAMLYLVAPLLPEVPQPVAPTAFLPFLTALVG; this comes from the coding sequence ATGAGCCTTCCCCCCGCCCCGCCCGCCGGCTGGCCGCCCTCAGGCTGGCCCGGCCGCCCCGCCCCCGCGGCCCGGACCACCCCCGACTGGACCCCCGGCCGCTTCCACTGGGGCGATCTCGCGGTGGTGCTCGCCTACGGGGCGCTCATGATCCTGGGGCTCGGCCTCTTCGCGGCCATCGCGCTGGACCTCGTCCCGGCCAACCAGGAGGACTTCCAGGTCCTGGACGCCTTCCGGGTGAACCTGCTCAGCTACGCCGTTCTCGTCCTGCTCGTGGTCGCCGTCGCGTGGCGCCCGCTCGTCACCTCGCTGCGCGTGTTCCGCACGGGCACGTGGTGGAAGATCCTGCTGCTGCCGGCCACCTGGTTCGCGTGCATCGTCGTGAACGTGCTGGTCCTTAGCCTGCTCGGCCAGGCCCAGACCAGCGCCAACCAGGCCGCCCTCGAGGAGATGACCACGCAGGCCCCGCCGCTGCTCATGGTCCTGATGACGGTGGTCGCCGCCCCGCTCGTGGAGGAGTACCTCTTCCGCCACCTGCTGGTGGGCAAGCTGTCGCGCTACGTGAACGTGTGGGTGTGCGCCGTGGTGTCCATCCTGGCGTTCACGCTGCTGCACTTCCTCGGCACGGGCGGGGACTTCGACCTCGTGGAGACCATCCCGTACGTGACCCTCGCGGTCGCCATCACGGTGTCCTACATCCTCATGGGGAAGTCGTTCGGGTACGCGGTGCTCCTGCACATGACCAACAACGGCATCGCGATCGCCATGCTCTACCTCGTGGCCCCCCTCCTGCCCGAGGTCCCCCAGCCCGTGGCGCCCACCGCGTTCCTGCCGTTCCTCACCGCGCTCGTCGGATGA